In a genomic window of Ralstonia nicotianae:
- a CDS encoding PqiB family protein: protein MTDPVDTRDIPPPRRMKRKRWLPSLIWLVPIVALAVGATLMTRVILARGAQITVTFSSAEGIEAGKTRVKYKSVDIGVVKSVGLTDDRSGAVVLIELTRDGKAFAVADTRLWVVRPRVAAGSISGLGTLLSGAYIGVDGGRVKEHKSVFKGLDTPPAIYADTPGRQFTLHANDLGSLDTGAPVYFRRVRVGQVTSYDIDADGKGVTLHIFVNAPFDRFVTRSSRFWNASGIDLKLDASGLKVDMQSLLTVALGGIAFQSPEDADRDPAPQNTEFELVRNEAMALKDPEHVSQTVVMYFHRSLRGLTVGAPVEFKGINVGEIKSIGIHYSKERHEFVLPVTAVLYPTRFGMDIRDDTAAHATEDTRAQFDTLIRNGMRAQLKSASLLTGQQFVQLDFVEPADRGKTPPRFGLRERGGAYVFPTADNPTDDIEAQIAGIVKKLNKVPFEQIGQDVHRALNSLDATLKQTEQLAKTVNNDLAPQMKDTLAEARRTLETARQTFSEDAPLQRNARDTLEQVAKAAASVRVLTDYLDRHPEALIRGKAKDAQ from the coding sequence ATGACCGATCCCGTTGATACCCGCGACATCCCCCCGCCCCGCCGCATGAAGCGCAAGCGCTGGCTGCCCTCGCTGATCTGGCTGGTGCCGATCGTGGCCCTGGCCGTGGGGGCCACGCTGATGACGCGCGTGATCCTGGCGCGCGGCGCGCAGATCACCGTCACCTTCAGTTCGGCCGAGGGCATCGAGGCGGGCAAGACGCGCGTCAAGTACAAGAGCGTGGACATCGGCGTGGTGAAATCCGTCGGCCTGACCGACGACCGCTCCGGCGCCGTCGTGCTGATCGAGCTGACGCGCGACGGCAAGGCCTTCGCGGTGGCTGACACGCGCCTTTGGGTGGTGCGCCCGCGCGTGGCGGCAGGCAGCATCTCGGGGCTGGGCACGCTGCTGTCGGGCGCCTACATCGGGGTGGACGGCGGCCGCGTCAAGGAGCACAAGTCCGTCTTCAAGGGGCTCGACACGCCGCCGGCCATCTACGCCGATACGCCCGGCAGGCAGTTCACGCTGCACGCCAACGACCTGGGCTCGCTCGACACCGGCGCGCCGGTGTACTTCCGCCGAGTGCGCGTCGGCCAGGTCACCAGCTACGACATCGACGCCGACGGCAAGGGTGTGACGCTGCACATCTTCGTCAACGCGCCGTTCGACCGGTTCGTCACGCGCAGCTCGCGCTTCTGGAACGCCAGCGGCATCGACCTCAAGCTCGACGCCAGCGGCCTGAAGGTCGACATGCAATCGCTGCTGACGGTGGCGCTGGGCGGCATCGCCTTCCAGTCGCCGGAGGACGCCGACCGCGACCCCGCCCCGCAGAACACCGAGTTCGAGCTGGTGCGCAACGAGGCGATGGCCCTGAAGGATCCCGAGCACGTCTCGCAGACCGTGGTGATGTACTTCCACCGCTCGCTGCGCGGCCTGACGGTGGGCGCGCCGGTGGAGTTCAAGGGCATCAACGTGGGCGAGATCAAGTCGATCGGCATCCACTACAGCAAGGAGCGCCACGAGTTCGTGCTGCCGGTGACGGCGGTGCTGTACCCGACGCGCTTCGGCATGGACATCCGCGACGACACCGCCGCGCACGCCACCGAGGACACCCGCGCCCAGTTCGACACGCTGATCCGCAACGGCATGCGCGCGCAGCTCAAGAGCGCCAGCCTGCTGACCGGGCAGCAGTTCGTGCAGCTCGACTTCGTCGAGCCGGCCGACCGCGGCAAGACGCCGCCGCGCTTCGGCCTGCGCGAGCGCGGCGGCGCCTACGTCTTCCCGACCGCCGACAATCCGACCGACGACATCGAGGCCCAGATCGCCGGCATCGTGAAGAAGCTCAACAAGGTGCCGTTCGAGCAGATCGGCCAGGACGTGCACCGCGCCCTGAACTCGCTCGACGCGACGCTCAAGCAGACCGAGCAGTTGGCCAAGACCGTCAACAACGACCTGGCGCCGCAGATGAAGGACACGCTGGCCGAGGCCCGCCGCACGCTGGAGACCGCGCGCCAGACCTTCTCCGAGGATGCCCCGCTGCAGCGCAACGCGCGCGACACGCTGGAGCAGGTGGCCAAGGCCGCCGCCTCCGTGCGCGTGCTGACCGACTACCTGGACCGACACCCCGAGGCCCTGATCCGGGGCAAGGCAAAGGACGCCCAATGA
- a CDS encoding PqiC family protein, protein MMMRANRSSFLRLAGMAGAAALMGACASPEPTLHTLSLRAAAPAPEAARIQRVFRLSGVRVPERLDKPQIVLRTSDSQVQELEQQRWAAPFGSELRDALSAELADALSAVDVGGATAPAGVPLYRISADVQRFDARPAREVSALVTWRVARDAATPGSALTCQTTLAEPAGGEIDAVVTATQGVVRQWSQRIAESVRSLETPGKDQPAWCR, encoded by the coding sequence ATGATGATGCGAGCAAACCGTTCTTCCTTCCTGCGGCTGGCGGGCATGGCCGGTGCCGCCGCCCTGATGGGCGCGTGCGCCTCGCCGGAGCCGACGCTGCATACGCTGTCGCTGCGGGCGGCGGCGCCCGCGCCCGAGGCGGCGCGCATCCAGCGCGTCTTCCGGCTGTCCGGCGTGCGCGTGCCCGAGCGGCTCGACAAGCCGCAGATCGTGCTGCGCACCTCCGACAGCCAGGTACAGGAACTGGAGCAGCAACGCTGGGCGGCCCCGTTCGGCTCGGAGCTGCGCGACGCGCTGTCGGCCGAACTGGCCGATGCGCTGTCCGCGGTGGACGTGGGTGGCGCGACCGCGCCCGCCGGCGTGCCGCTCTACCGCATCAGCGCCGATGTGCAGCGCTTCGACGCGCGGCCGGCCCGGGAAGTGTCGGCGCTGGTGACCTGGCGCGTGGCGCGCGACGCGGCCACGCCGGGCAGCGCGTTGACCTGCCAGACCACGCTGGCCGAGCCGGCCGGCGGCGAGATCGACGCGGTGGTGACGGCCACGCAGGGCGTGGTCAGGCAGTGGTCGCAGCGCATCGCGGAGAGCGTGCGCAGCCTCGAGACGCCGGGCAAGGACCAGCCGGCCTGGTGCCGCTAG
- a CDS encoding aminotransferase-like domain-containing protein, with translation MSVIELTPAPAVRPPGAQPLYRMLADHYLGAMRSGVLTPGQRMPSVRTLMRTHSVSLSTALQVCRHLEAEGWLEARERSGYFVRQPRRALLAPAKEPEVATPDPAAYVGVHARVSAIIARGLQARARVDLSGASGAATLYPSAVLNRIATQMLRARPLLLTQAVTPNGHPDLQSAVARRALEMGVQVAPDDVVVTHGCIEAVNLALRAVAQPGDTVAVESPTYYGLLQVLECLGMRAVEIPTSPRTGISLEALEMAVQAYGNIRAVVVVPNLQNPLGSIMPDAAKRRLAAFCEAHAIPLIEDDTYSALGDGPAPLKAIKAWDRTGNVIYCASLNKTIAPGLRLGWMTGGRWQERVEMLKFAQSRPNDSWSQVTAARLLASGAYDRHIRTLRQTLREQRERMAEAIAGCFPAGTRLSVPAGGVAMWVELPASVSSMALFERALAHGIRIAPGTMFSNLNRFDHYFRICFGLPYTAEVEAALAQLGQLAHRLAEA, from the coding sequence ATGTCCGTGATCGAGCTGACTCCCGCCCCTGCCGTGCGCCCGCCTGGCGCGCAGCCGCTGTATCGCATGCTGGCCGACCACTACCTCGGCGCCATGCGCAGCGGCGTGCTCACGCCCGGCCAGCGCATGCCGTCCGTCCGCACGCTGATGCGCACGCACAGCGTCAGCCTGTCGACCGCGCTGCAGGTCTGCCGCCATCTGGAGGCCGAAGGGTGGCTGGAGGCGCGCGAGCGCTCGGGCTATTTCGTGCGCCAGCCGCGGCGCGCGCTGCTGGCGCCGGCCAAGGAGCCGGAAGTGGCCACGCCCGACCCGGCCGCCTACGTGGGCGTGCATGCGCGGGTGTCGGCCATCATCGCGCGCGGGTTGCAGGCCCGGGCCCGGGTCGACCTGTCGGGCGCCAGCGGCGCGGCCACGCTGTATCCGTCCGCTGTGCTCAACCGCATCGCCACGCAGATGCTGCGCGCGCGTCCGCTGCTGCTGACGCAGGCCGTCACGCCCAACGGGCATCCGGATCTGCAGAGCGCCGTGGCGCGCCGCGCGCTCGAAATGGGCGTGCAGGTGGCGCCGGACGACGTGGTGGTCACGCACGGCTGCATCGAGGCGGTGAACCTGGCGCTGCGCGCGGTGGCGCAGCCGGGCGATACGGTGGCGGTGGAGTCGCCCACCTACTACGGCCTGCTGCAGGTGCTCGAATGCCTGGGCATGCGCGCGGTGGAGATCCCCACCAGCCCGCGCACCGGCATCTCGCTGGAAGCGCTGGAGATGGCGGTGCAGGCCTATGGCAACATCCGCGCGGTGGTGGTGGTGCCCAATCTGCAGAACCCGCTCGGCAGCATCATGCCGGACGCGGCCAAGCGGCGGCTGGCGGCCTTCTGCGAAGCGCACGCCATCCCGCTGATCGAAGACGATACCTACAGCGCCCTGGGCGACGGCCCCGCGCCGCTCAAGGCCATCAAGGCCTGGGACCGCACCGGCAACGTGATCTACTGCGCCTCGCTCAACAAGACGATCGCGCCGGGCCTGCGGCTCGGATGGATGACGGGCGGCCGCTGGCAAGAGCGCGTGGAGATGCTGAAGTTCGCGCAGTCGCGCCCGAACGATTCATGGTCGCAGGTGACGGCCGCGCGCCTGCTGGCATCCGGCGCGTACGACCGCCATATCCGCACCTTGCGCCAGACCCTGCGCGAGCAGCGCGAGCGCATGGCCGAGGCGATCGCCGGCTGCTTCCCGGCCGGCACGCGGCTGTCGGTGCCGGCCGGCGGCGTGGCGATGTGGGTGGAGCTGCCGGCCAGCGTGTCGTCGATGGCGCTGTTCGAGCGGGCGCTCGCGCACGGCATCCGCATTGCGCCGGGGACGATGTTCTCCAACCTGAACCGCTTCGACCACTACTTCCGCATCTGCTTCGGCCTGCCGTACACGGCCGAGGTGGAGGCGGCGCTGGCGCAGCTCGGCCAGCTCGCGCACCGGTTGGCCGAAGCCTAG